In Aspergillus flavus chromosome 3, complete sequence, one genomic interval encodes:
- a CDS encoding bifunctional tryptophan synthase (unnamed protein product), with protein MEAIKKTFAKAKQEKRAALVAYITAGYPTVEETVDILLGLENGGADIIEMGVPFTDPIADGPTIQKANTKALENGVTVTTVLEKVREARRRGLKVPILLMGYYNPMMRYGEERMLKDCREAGVNGFIMVDLPPEEAVRFREHCTSNGLSFVPLIAPATSESRMKLLCKIADSFIYVVSRMGVTGATGKLSANLPELLSRVHNWSGNVPAALGFGVSTREHFLTVQDLAEGCVIGSQIITVLGQAPAGQAAKHAEEYLSSVTGRKLERDAQGAIVRQVNVIDFVEKKEQAAISQPTAVVTDVDAPSGPGLADQLEALNGGNPSAQPQRFGEFGGQYVPESLMDCLAELERGFAEALNDPKFWEEYRSYYPYMGRPSSLHLANRLTEHVGGANIWLKREDLNHTGSHKINNALGQILLARRLGKTRIIAETGAGQHGVATATVCAKFGMECVVYMGAEDVRRQALNVFRMKLLGASVVAVDAGSRTLRDAVNEALRAWVVDLDTTHYIIGSAIGPHPYPTIVRTFQSVIGDETKQQMMEQIGKLPDAVVACVGGGSNAVGMFYPFSKDTSVKLLGVEAGGDGVDTDRHSATLSGGSKGVLHGVRTYVLQDEHGQISETHSISAGLDYPGVGPELSNWKDSDRAQFVAATDAQALAGFRALAQYEGIIPALESSHAIHGAMELAKTMKKGENIVLNLSGRGDKDVQSVADELPRLGPQIGWDLHF; from the exons ATGGAAGCCATCAAGAAGACATTTGCCAAGGCTAAGCAGGAGAAGCGCGCCGCCTTGGTAGCGTACATCACTGCTGGATACCCTACCGTCGAGGAGACTGTAGATATCCTCCTCGGCTTGGAAAATGGAGGCGCCG ATATCATTGAAATGGGAGTGCCCTTCACTGACCCCATCGCCGACGGACCGACAATCCAGAAGGCTAACACCAAAGCATTGGAGAACGGCGTCACAGTCACGACTGTCCTTGAGAAGGTCAGGGAGGCCCGCCGCAGAGGTCTTAAAGTACCGATCCTTTTGATGGGCTACTACAACCCTATGATGCGTTATGGTGAGGAGCGTATGCTCAAGGACTGCAGGGAGGCTGGTGTCAATGGTTTCATTATGGTCGATTTGCCCCCCGAGGAAGCTGTGCGTTTCAGAGAACACTGCACTAGCAATGG CCTTTCTTTCGTCCCTCTCATTGCCCCCGCGACCTCAGAGTCCCGCATGAAGCTCCTGTGCAAGATCGCCGATTCTTTCATCTACGTCGTTTCGAGAATGGGTGTCACCGGTGCCACCGGAAAACTCAGCGCAAACCTTCCCGAGCTCTTGTCTCGTGTTCACAACTGGTCTGGCAATGTGCCTGCTGCCCTAGGATTCGGTGTCAGCACTCGCGAGCACTTTCTGACTGTGCAGGATCTAGCTGAGGGATGTGTTATTGGTAGTCAGATTATCACTGTCTTGGGTCAAGCCCCTGCTGGTCAGGCGGCTAAGCATGCCGAGGAGTATCTCTCCAGTGTTACCGGTCGCAAGCTCGAGAGGGATGCACAGGGTGCAATTGTACGCCAGGTCAATGTGATCGATttcgtggagaagaaggagcaggCGGCCATCTCACAGCCCACAGCCGTCGTCACTGATGTCGATGCTCCTTCGGGGCCGGGATTGGCCGATCAGCTGGAAGCTCTTAATGGTGGAAACCCTTCTGCACAACCACAGCGTTTCGGTGAGTTCGGTGGACAGTATGTCCCCGAATCCCTCATGGACTGCTTGGCCGAGTTGGAGCGGGGATTCGCAGAGGCTTTGAACGACCCCAAGTTCTGGGAGGAATACCGTTCTTACTACCCATACATGGGTCGACCTAGCAGCCTTCACCTTGCCAACCGTCTTACAGAGCACGTTGGAGGCGCAAACATCTGGTTGAAGCGTGAGGATCTCAACCACACTGGAAGTCacaagatcaacaacgcACTAGGCCAGATTCTCCTTGCCCGGAGACTCGGCAAGACAAGAATCATTGCTGAAACAGGCGCTGGTCAGCACGGTGTTGCTACTGCGACTGTCTGCGCTAAGTTTGGCATGGAGTGTGTTGTCTACATGGGTGCAGAAGATGTTCGCCGTCAAGCCTTGAACGTTTTCCGTATGAAGCTCCTCGGTGCCTCCGTGGTGGCTGTTGATGCTGGAAGCCGTACCCTGCGTGATGCCGTCAACGAGGCCCTCCGTGCCTGGGTTGTTGATCTGGACACCACTCACTACATCATCGGCTCTGCAATTGGACCTCACCCCTACCCAACCATTGTCCGTACCTTCCAGTCCGTCATTGGTGACGAGACCAAGCAGCAAATGATGGAGCAAATCGGCAAGCTTCCCGACGCAGTCGTCGCCTGTGTCGGTGGTGGCAGTAACGCCGTCGGCATGTTCTACCCCTTCTCCAAGGACACCAGCGTCAAGCTCCTGGGTGTCGAAGCCGGAGGTGACGGTGTCGACACCGACAGACACTCCGCCACTCTTTCTGGCGGTAGCAAGGGTGTGTTGCACGGTGTCCGCACCTACGTTCTGCAAGACGAGCACGGCCAAATCTCCGAGACCCACTCCATCTCCGCCGGTCTCGACTACCCCGGTGTCGGCCCGGAACTGAGCAACTGGAAGGACAGCGACCGTGCCCAGTTCGTCGCCGCCACCGACGCCCAAGCCCTCGCCGGTTTCCGCGCCCTCGCCCAATACGAGGGTATCATCCCTGCCCTGGAATCCTCTCACGCCATCCACGGCGCCATGGAACTCGCCAAGACCATGAAGAAGGGCGAGAACATCGTCCTCAACCTCAGCGGCAGAGGTGACAAAGATGTCCAGAGCGTTGCCGATGAACTTCCCC
- the medA gene encoding transcriptional regulator medusa encodes MSTLQKPPQAALLDYESARSVQDGASYSSFGQAPYVTSTSMVPSPMADHASQISDCVPYMGNQEYASSYEDSRSPMLGGESRQLPEVISYSPQRGSEGTRVFVQIQSPYDLHTSSYATLYLVFGSKKCECVPHFLGFQGSLFQYALSVDTPPFISTGSPSFAVPLQVAMNAQNECPSTTLQVGVYTYENASHPSPSDESRKRRIMSYSEEPMSGKRTTGPPIQGKEQPPAYSYSPYLQSLPAMNGFVAPYHPTSSPRVAPAQYSTVNATPQSNIRAPSPLAPSWSPSYVTVHGDSRAPGFAYGHGLRQQKPTSPARLSNPTLIRTSTLQQSSSLGHHTQSFNPYAMYPSKAVLKLNGSLDSMTESWTKEEREAKRRLVQFTRMQSGSTIHADFNPVAPEDRAPNSICISCIYWDGKDECFITSVDTIYLLESLVGVRFTVEEKNRIRRNLEGFRPLTVSKAKADSEDFFKVIMGFPAPKPRNIEKDVKVFPWRILGHALKKIIGKYSASYSSTAGALPTPISSTYTSNGAASDSGTEPPNAASPQSVSDTGPSTTYGAHVAAAAYSPPAHHHPAHSMTGTHELRAVLPAVSQPYHPMAAPYSYPAVCQQQGDLGLSAPVSRTWEINPLINAPGTNGGPTYNYLTPMSYSVQDPSH; translated from the exons ATGTCTACTCTTCAGAAGCCCCCACAGGCGGCCTTGCTCG attacGAATCTGCTCGGTCCGTACAAGATGGTGCCTCCTATTCCAGTTTCGGTCAGGCCCCATATGTGACGAGCACATCAATGGTGCCCTCCCCCATGGCCGATCATGCGAGTCAAATATCCGACTGTGTCCCATACATGGGAAATCAAGAATATGCCAGCTCTTACGAAGACAGCCGGTCACCCATGCTAGGTGGCGAATCCCGCCAACTACCGGAGGTTATCTCTTATTCTCCTCAAAGAGGATCAGAAGGGACTCGGGTGTTTGTGCAAATCCAGTCCCCATATGATCTTCACACTTCGTCTTACGCAACTCTTTACCTGGTTTTTGGTTCGAAGAAATGCGAATGTGTACCACACTTCCTGGGATTCCAGGGCTCTTTGTTTCAGTATGCCCTCTCGGTAGATACCCCTCCATTTATCTCAACAGGCTCGCCTTCTTTCGCTGTGCCCTTGCAAGTGGCGATGAATGCCCAAAACGAGTGTCCTTCTACCACCCTCCAAGTTGGTGTATATACCTACGAGAATGCTTCCCACCCCTCGCCATCGGACGAATCCCGAAAGAGGAGGATCATGTCATACTCGGAGGAGCCTATGTCGGGCAAGAGGACTACTGGGCCGCCAATCCAGGGCAAGGAGCAGCCGCCAGCCTACTCTTATTCACCTTATTTGCAATCATTGCCTGCGATGAATGGCTTCGTTGCTCCATATCACCCAACCTCGTCACCCCGAGTTGCTCCAGCGCAGTACTCGACTGTAAATGCAACGCCACAGTCCAACATCCGAGCACCCTCACCCCTCGCCCCTTCATGGAGTCCCTCATACGTGACTGTCCACGGAGATTCCAGAGCTCCTGGATTCGCCTATGGCCACGGCCTCCGCCAGCAAAAACCAACCTCCCCCGCGCGTCTCTCTAACCCAACGCTTATTCGCACCTCTACCCTGCAGCAGTCAAGCAGCCTCGGTCACCACACTCAGTCATTCAACCCCTATGCCATGTATCCCTCGAAGGCTGTTTTGAAGCTCAATGGCAGCTTGGACTCGATGACAGAAAGCTGGACTAAAGAGGAGCGTGAGGCTAAGCGTCGCTTGGTTCAATTCACTCGTATGCAAAGTGGGAGCACCATCCATGCGGATTTTAACCCAGTTGCTCCCGAAGACCGTGCTCCCAACAGTATCTGCATTAGTTGCATCTACTGGGATGGTAAAGATGAATGCTTCATAACGAGCGTCGATACGATCTACCTCCTTGAGTCGCTGGTTGGTGTTAGATTCACcgtggaagagaagaatcgTATTCGCAGGAACCTGGAAGGCTTCAGGCCACTTACTGtttcaaaagcaaaagccgaTAGCGAAGACTTCTTCAAGGTGATCATGGGCTTCCCCGCCCCAAAGCCGCGCAATATTGAGAAGGACGTCAAAGTATTCCCCTGGCGGATACTTGGCCATGCGCTGAAGAAAATCATTGGTAAATAC TCCGCAAGTTACTCGTCGACAGCTGGGGCACTCCCCACCCCCATTAGCTCAACTTATACAAGTAACGGCGCTGCATCGGACTCTGGCACTGAGCCCCCAAACGCGGCATCCCCACAATCTGTCTCGGACACTGGTCCATCAACCACCTATGGTGCCCATGTTGCAGCCGCAGCCTACTCCCCTCCAGCACATCACCACCCCGCTCATTCCATGACCGGCACTCATGAGCTACGAGCTGTGCTACCTGCTGTTAGCCAACCCTACCATCCTATGGCTGCCCCCTACTCTTATCCAGCGGTCTGCCAACAACAGGGTGATCTTGGCCTCTCTGCACCAGTTAGCAGGACTTGGGAAATCAACCCTCTCATCAACGCTCCTGGCACAAACGGAGGCCCCACCTACAACTACCTGACCCCGATGTCATACTCCGTCCAAGACCCGTCTCATTAA